The following coding sequences are from one Shewanella putrefaciens window:
- a CDS encoding NADPH-dependent FMN reductase translates to MKLLIISTSQRPDSQSAKVGRYIAESSFSSPHTMGYDTIHHLELCLFNLPFWDGEENNKGEHWPEIEHRVDEANALVLITPEWGGMASPLLKNFLLMCTREETAHKPTLLVSISDGISGTYPIVELKMNALKNNKLVPIPDHLIIRNVSHVLNAIPESARDIALRERVQYSLYMLHQYAQALAPIREQHANQAYPKQQEYCYGM, encoded by the coding sequence ATGAAGTTACTCATCATCAGCACCAGCCAAAGACCCGATTCACAAAGTGCTAAAGTCGGTCGTTATATCGCGGAAAGCAGTTTCTCATCGCCCCATACTATGGGTTACGACACGATACATCACTTAGAACTATGCCTGTTTAATCTGCCCTTTTGGGACGGAGAAGAAAACAACAAAGGTGAACACTGGCCCGAAATAGAGCACAGAGTCGATGAAGCCAATGCGCTAGTGCTGATCACCCCGGAATGGGGCGGTATGGCATCACCATTACTGAAGAACTTTTTGTTGATGTGTACTCGTGAAGAAACCGCCCATAAACCCACCTTGTTAGTCTCAATATCGGATGGTATTAGCGGTACCTACCCTATCGTTGAACTAAAAATGAATGCACTTAAAAACAATAAATTAGTGCCCATCCCCGATCACTTAATCATTCGCAATGTCAGCCATGTACTCAATGCCATCCCTGAGAGTGCCCGCGATATCGCGCTTAGGGAAAGAGTGCAATACAGCTTATATATGCTGCATCAATACGCCCAAGCATTAGCCCCCATTCGTGAACAACATGCCAATCAAGCGTACCCCAAACAGCAGGAATACTGTTACGGTATGTAA
- a CDS encoding VOC family protein has product MIHLEHINLVVDDIPAALRFYQAAFPHWRVRGGDKGTWYGKPRNWIHFGDDYQYIAFSDNGEGENRDLTGHQIGLAHFAFVTDDLDAVIARLTQAGFPIAKDGMEDPYRRNIYFFDAHGFEVEFVEYLSDIPAERNRY; this is encoded by the coding sequence ATGATCCATTTAGAGCATATCAATTTAGTGGTAGACGACATCCCTGCAGCACTTCGCTTTTATCAAGCGGCTTTTCCCCACTGGCGCGTACGCGGGGGTGATAAAGGCACTTGGTACGGCAAACCGCGTAATTGGATTCATTTTGGCGATGATTATCAATACATTGCTTTTAGTGACAATGGTGAAGGTGAAAACCGCGATTTAACGGGTCACCAAATAGGCCTAGCGCATTTTGCCTTTGTGACCGACGACTTAGATGCTGTGATAGCAAGACTGACCCAGGCAGGTTTCCCTATTGCCAAAGATGGCATGGAAGACCCCTATCGACGCAATATTTACTTCTTCGACGCCCATGGGTTTGAAGTGGAATTTGTGGAGTATTTAAGCGATATCCCTGCAGAGCGCAATCGTTATTGA
- a CDS encoding pseudouridine synthase, with the protein MQSKRGRLDRYLSAKMQMPRKLVRDLLLSGRVQVDGQIVKEMDRQVDEFSHIQLDDQVLQANTPVYMMLHKPVGVVSATKDNQHKTVIDLLDNEYRHELHIAGRLDLNSSGLLLLTNDSRWSEALMSPTEKVDKVYRVTLANPLTHDYVTAFAEGMYFGFENITTQPAKLVILDSHLAEVTLKEGKYHQIKRMFGRFRNPVIGLHRLSIGDIVLDEQLQPGESRTLTAAEIACIKI; encoded by the coding sequence ATGCAATCTAAACGTGGTCGACTCGATAGATATTTAAGCGCGAAGATGCAGATGCCCCGCAAATTAGTGCGTGATTTACTGCTATCTGGGCGTGTGCAAGTGGATGGGCAGATTGTTAAAGAGATGGACAGACAAGTGGATGAGTTTTCCCATATCCAACTCGATGATCAAGTTTTACAGGCCAATACTCCGGTTTATATGATGTTACATAAGCCTGTTGGCGTGGTGAGTGCGACTAAGGATAACCAACATAAGACGGTAATCGACCTACTTGATAATGAATATCGGCACGAATTGCATATCGCGGGTCGACTGGATTTAAATTCTTCTGGATTATTGCTCCTGACTAACGATAGTCGATGGTCCGAGGCGCTTATGTCACCAACAGAAAAAGTCGATAAAGTGTATCGTGTGACGCTTGCAAATCCACTAACACATGATTATGTAACAGCATTTGCTGAAGGTATGTATTTTGGTTTTGAAAATATCACGACTCAACCCGCAAAACTGGTTATCCTCGATTCCCATTTGGCTGAAGTGACGTTAAAAGAAGGTAAATACCATCAAATAAAGCGTATGTTTGGCCGATTTCGTAATCCTGTGATTGGTCTACATCGGTTATCCATTGGTGACATAGTGTTAGATGAACAGCTTCAACCTGGTGAGAGTCGAACTCTCACCGCGGCTGAGATTGCTTGCATAAAAATCTAA
- a CDS encoding MipA/OmpV family protein: protein MYRILLILLITLGIPLVGMAKETCSTKHECIEMRNWDLGIAIGWGQKTNPLKDFDDIPAFFIPTVAYYGERWFFDNGNIGYSLTEQEYFSVNVVTSYSLDRAYFYRWDPSNVFLARSSQTATNFTDRPALSISSEPEPVFNSLESRHFTMLGGIEAFIYSQLGTIRLAYSHDMFSVHSGSEAQVKWTYGWHVNQWILDLSLVLDWKSQNVVDYYYGIRPSENAYWSQKYQASSGWNKGAEATVRYILTDNWDLLLAVRYTQISDEIAASPLLDKDYSSTYFVGAAYRF from the coding sequence ATGTATCGTATTTTACTTATCCTGCTAATCACCCTCGGCATCCCCTTAGTAGGAATGGCGAAAGAGACATGCTCTACGAAACATGAGTGTATCGAAATGCGGAATTGGGATTTAGGCATAGCTATCGGATGGGGGCAAAAAACCAATCCATTAAAGGATTTTGACGATATCCCAGCATTTTTCATCCCAACAGTCGCTTACTACGGCGAGCGTTGGTTTTTCGATAATGGCAATATTGGCTACAGTTTAACTGAACAAGAATATTTTAGTGTTAATGTAGTGACAAGTTATAGCTTGGACAGAGCCTATTTTTATCGCTGGGATCCTTCAAATGTCTTTCTTGCTCGCAGCTCGCAAACTGCAACCAATTTTACAGATCGTCCTGCACTGAGTATTAGCAGTGAGCCTGAGCCTGTCTTTAATTCATTAGAATCGCGCCACTTTACTATGCTCGGTGGTATAGAAGCCTTTATTTATAGTCAATTAGGTACAATCAGATTGGCATATTCCCACGATATGTTCAGTGTGCACTCTGGCTCAGAGGCACAAGTAAAGTGGACTTATGGTTGGCATGTAAATCAATGGATTCTCGATTTATCCTTAGTCTTGGATTGGAAAAGTCAAAATGTCGTGGATTATTACTATGGTATCCGTCCAAGCGAAAATGCCTATTGGAGCCAGAAATATCAAGCCAGTTCAGGTTGGAATAAAGGTGCTGAAGCCACGGTACGCTATATATTAACAGATAATTGGGATCTGCTATTGGCAGTTCGTTATACTCAAATTTCCGATGAAATTGCCGCCAGTCCCTTGCTTGATAAAGACTACAGCAGCACGTATTTTGTTGGCGCAGCCTATAGGTTTTAA
- a CDS encoding acetate uptake transporter: MSTKLANPAPLGLMGFGMTTILLNIHNAGYFPIDSMILAMGIFYGGIGQVIVGIMCFMRGDTFGTTAFTSYGLFWLTLVGLILMPNAGVAASPTYFMGWYLTLWGIFTAFMFVGSLRYPRAKQFVFASLTVLFFLLAARDFTGNALIGTIAGFEGIICGASAIYFAMAQVLNNEYGRTILPIGELRK; encoded by the coding sequence GTGTCGACAAAACTGGCTAATCCAGCCCCATTAGGTTTAATGGGTTTTGGTATGACGACGATTCTGTTAAATATTCATAATGCGGGATATTTCCCGATAGACTCTATGATCTTAGCCATGGGAATATTCTATGGTGGTATTGGTCAAGTCATTGTTGGCATTATGTGTTTTATGCGTGGGGATACCTTTGGGACCACGGCTTTTACATCCTATGGCTTGTTTTGGTTAACCCTTGTTGGATTAATTTTGATGCCGAATGCGGGCGTTGCGGCGAGCCCAACCTATTTTATGGGATGGTATCTGACGCTTTGGGGCATTTTTACAGCGTTTATGTTTGTGGGTTCATTACGATACCCAAGGGCTAAGCAATTTGTTTTTGCTTCACTCACGGTATTGTTCTTCCTACTCGCCGCTCGAGATTTTACGGGTAATGCCCTAATTGGCACTATTGCAGGGTTTGAGGGCATTATTTGTGGTGCTAGCGCGATTTATTTTGCGATGGCACAAGTACTGAACAATGAATATGGCCGTACTATATTGCCGATTGGTGAGTTGAGAAAATAA
- a CDS encoding methyl-accepting chemotaxis protein — MNGLQIKQKMFIGILVPLIMLLMIGFIAVNMMGKIEVGVERIYNDRVVPLDDLKVIADKYSVDVIDAVNKTNAGGLSASDGASALENAKSTITQYWQKYLATELTSEESVLAKQAEALFAPANQQINTLTARLRSLNGNITGQLNDNIMPLYHAIDPISGKISELIALQIKIAGQEKNTVKDIYQSSITIFIILSAIAMLISILIGLWVNRSVMNPISDIVNKLRTIHQHSDLTIKFKTFNNDELGQISTSLSQVIEHLRGILNSIAEAANTVNHSATDLSSFTQATNKRMQQQQAETEQTATAMNEMTATVAEVAQSAAAAADSAKDADTYAANGNSIVMQSIDSMSQLSDQIQKTAKVIGFLANESQNIGRVLDVIKSIAEQTNLLALNAAIEAARAGEQGRGFAVVADEVRTLAQRTQKSTQEIEAMIATLQQGVKEAVSAMEIGIHQVDDANDKANQAGQALKEIVTSVDSITELNTHIATAAEEQSSVAESINRSIIAISDIAEHSTTSAAELSESVINLTKLASSMRNQVSAFKL, encoded by the coding sequence ATGAACGGCCTACAAATTAAACAAAAAATGTTTATCGGTATTTTAGTTCCACTAATCATGCTCCTTATGATCGGTTTTATTGCCGTAAATATGATGGGAAAAATTGAGGTTGGTGTCGAACGTATCTACAACGACAGAGTGGTTCCACTTGATGACTTAAAAGTCATTGCTGATAAATATTCGGTAGATGTAATTGATGCCGTCAATAAGACCAATGCTGGCGGTTTGAGCGCATCGGATGGTGCAAGTGCACTTGAAAATGCAAAATCAACCATTACTCAATATTGGCAAAAATATTTAGCGACGGAGCTTACTTCAGAAGAATCAGTCTTAGCAAAACAAGCTGAGGCACTCTTTGCGCCTGCAAACCAACAGATAAATACCCTTACTGCACGCTTAAGAAGTTTAAACGGTAATATCACAGGCCAACTGAACGACAATATTATGCCGCTCTACCACGCGATAGACCCCATCAGTGGCAAAATATCGGAGCTAATTGCACTACAGATCAAAATTGCAGGACAGGAAAAAAATACCGTTAAAGACATTTATCAATCGTCTATTACGATTTTCATCATCTTATCGGCTATTGCCATGTTAATCAGTATTTTAATTGGCCTATGGGTTAACCGCAGTGTCATGAACCCTATCAGCGATATAGTAAATAAGTTAAGGACCATCCATCAACATTCCGATCTCACCATTAAGTTTAAGACCTTCAATAATGATGAACTTGGGCAAATCTCAACTAGCCTAAGCCAAGTGATTGAGCACTTAAGAGGTATTTTGAATTCCATTGCCGAAGCGGCAAATACCGTTAATCACTCAGCAACCGATCTTAGTAGTTTTACTCAAGCAACCAATAAACGTATGCAACAGCAACAAGCGGAGACAGAGCAAACTGCCACAGCAATGAACGAAATGACGGCAACCGTTGCAGAAGTCGCCCAAAGTGCGGCTGCAGCAGCCGATTCAGCCAAAGATGCAGATACCTATGCTGCCAACGGTAATAGTATTGTGATGCAATCCATTGACAGTATGTCGCAGCTTTCCGATCAAATTCAAAAAACGGCAAAAGTTATCGGCTTTTTGGCTAATGAAAGCCAAAATATTGGCCGAGTGCTCGATGTGATTAAAAGTATTGCGGAGCAAACTAATCTACTGGCATTAAACGCCGCCATTGAAGCCGCTCGCGCGGGGGAACAAGGTAGAGGCTTTGCTGTCGTGGCCGATGAAGTAAGAACTCTTGCCCAACGTACCCAAAAATCAACCCAAGAAATTGAAGCCATGATAGCGACACTACAGCAAGGCGTAAAAGAAGCGGTAAGTGCCATGGAAATAGGTATTCATCAGGTGGATGATGCCAATGATAAAGCTAATCAAGCAGGTCAAGCGCTCAAAGAAATTGTCACTTCTGTTGATAGCATCACAGAATTAAATACCCACATAGCGACCGCAGCAGAAGAGCAAAGCAGTGTAGCAGAGAGCATTAATCGCAGCATTATTGCCATTAGCGATATTGCCGAACACTCTACAACGTCGGCGGCTGAGTTAAGTGAGTCGGTGATAAATTTAACAAAACTCGCCAGCAGTATGCGCAATCAAGTCAGTGCCTTTAAACTCTAA
- the pgeF gene encoding peptidoglycan editing factor PgeF, with the protein MFNHDWPVPANVGIAMTNRHGGVSVHPYDSLNLGLHVGDVEERVMANRDLLCKQLALTAEPVWLEQVHGTHVLNLDALSLAHTADTPIADASYSRTAGRVCAVMTADCLPVLLCNQAGTEVAAAHAGWRGLCDGVIEATAAQFSSPMDELIAYLGPAIGPQKFEVGVEVKQAFCALHPQAAACFIPSGNKYLADIIGLAKLRLSLLGINPIYSADICTVSDTDYFSYRRDKVTGRMASLIWLKS; encoded by the coding sequence ATGTTTAATCACGATTGGCCTGTTCCTGCTAATGTTGGCATCGCAATGACAAATCGTCATGGCGGTGTGAGCGTACATCCCTATGATAGTCTCAATCTTGGGCTGCATGTCGGTGATGTTGAAGAGCGGGTGATGGCTAATCGTGACTTACTCTGCAAACAATTAGCGTTAACCGCCGAGCCTGTCTGGCTCGAGCAAGTGCATGGTACTCATGTGCTTAATTTAGACGCGCTGAGCTTAGCTCATACTGCGGATACACCGATTGCCGATGCTAGTTACAGCCGAACCGCTGGACGAGTTTGCGCAGTGATGACCGCCGATTGTTTGCCTGTGTTGCTGTGTAATCAAGCGGGAACCGAAGTGGCTGCGGCTCATGCTGGTTGGCGTGGTTTGTGTGATGGCGTGATTGAGGCCACTGCGGCGCAGTTTAGTTCACCTATGGATGAGTTGATTGCCTACCTCGGCCCGGCTATTGGTCCACAAAAATTTGAAGTCGGTGTTGAAGTAAAGCAAGCATTCTGTGCTTTGCATCCACAGGCGGCAGCGTGTTTTATTCCAAGTGGTAACAAGTATCTTGCCGATATTATTGGCTTGGCTAAATTACGCTTGAGTTTACTCGGGATAAACCCTATTTATAGCGCAGATATCTGCACAGTCAGCGACACGGATTACTTTTCTTATCGTCGCGATAAGGTGACGGGACGCATGGCTTCATTGATCTGGCTTAAGTCTTAA
- a CDS encoding helix-turn-helix transcriptional regulator has product MKTTDKIIQLLKLHGPLTAKTLAEELALTTMGVRQHLQALEDMGDVDIEDRVEGRGRPTRYWGLTEQSRTHFADRHEELTVQLIDSVKMIFGDQGLDKLIGHREQSALVQYRATMEGATDIPTRLAILAKLRSNEGYMATMEQIDGVYFLLENHCPICAAATHCLNFCRSELQLFQQLFADIATVNREEHIIEGARRCAYRIVSLTPQVP; this is encoded by the coding sequence ATGAAAACCACTGATAAGATTATTCAACTACTCAAGTTGCATGGCCCGCTCACCGCTAAAACCTTAGCGGAGGAATTGGCGTTAACAACTATGGGGGTGCGTCAACATCTTCAGGCTTTGGAAGATATGGGTGATGTGGATATTGAGGATAGAGTTGAAGGTCGCGGTCGCCCAACACGTTACTGGGGCTTGACTGAGCAAAGCCGCACTCACTTTGCCGATCGCCATGAGGAATTAACGGTACAGCTGATTGACTCGGTAAAAATGATCTTTGGCGACCAAGGCTTGGATAAGCTTATCGGTCACAGGGAGCAAAGTGCGTTAGTCCAATATCGTGCCACAATGGAAGGTGCTACTGATATTCCGACACGTTTGGCCATACTTGCGAAATTACGCTCGAACGAAGGTTATATGGCGACGATGGAGCAAATCGATGGAGTGTATTTTCTACTCGAAAATCATTGTCCTATCTGCGCTGCTGCAACACATTGTTTAAATTTTTGCCGCTCAGAGTTGCAATTATTTCAGCAACTATTTGCAGATATCGCCACCGTGAATCGAGAAGAGCATATTATCGAAGGTGCACGCCGTTGTGCATATCGAATTGTGTCACTCACCCCACAAGTACCATAA
- a CDS encoding outer membrane protein assembly factor BamD produces the protein MYKFSKGVTLVLFSLALSACSSSPDDSDIAAKTSPDVLYSQARTSMELGNYAKAVRSLEALDSRFPFGPHKTQVQLDLIYAYYKMDDVASGIANIDRFIRLNPTHPNIDYVYYMRGLVNMQADNYLFHDMLSIDRTDRDPKNAQDAFKDFDRLIKTYPNSKYAADAQKRMLSLKNRLAKYSIQVAEYYLKMNAWSAAAIRAQSVLETYPGTPSTERALEIMIEAYGELGQNQLKQNVLMVMQANFPNNEILSN, from the coding sequence ATGTATAAATTTTCCAAAGGCGTTACCTTAGTCCTATTTTCACTAGCGTTATCAGCCTGTAGCAGCAGCCCTGATGATAGCGATATTGCAGCCAAAACCTCACCTGATGTGCTTTATTCTCAGGCAAGAACCTCCATGGAGCTTGGTAATTACGCTAAAGCTGTCCGTTCTTTGGAAGCGCTAGACTCTCGCTTCCCTTTCGGACCGCATAAAACCCAAGTCCAATTAGACTTGATTTATGCTTATTACAAAATGGATGATGTCGCTTCTGGTATCGCCAATATAGACAGATTTATCCGTCTTAACCCAACCCATCCTAATATCGACTATGTCTACTATATGCGAGGACTGGTCAACATGCAGGCTGATAACTATCTATTCCATGATATGTTGAGTATTGATAGAACTGACCGCGATCCTAAAAATGCCCAAGATGCCTTTAAAGATTTTGACCGTTTAATCAAAACCTATCCTAACAGCAAATATGCTGCTGATGCACAAAAGCGCATGTTATCGCTGAAAAATCGCTTGGCAAAATATTCCATTCAAGTTGCCGAATATTATCTCAAAATGAACGCTTGGAGCGCCGCGGCAATCCGAGCTCAATCAGTACTAGAAACATATCCTGGCACCCCTTCAACAGAGCGGGCCTTAGAAATAATGATAGAAGCTTACGGCGAATTAGGTCAGAACCAGCTGAAGCAAAACGTGCTCATGGTAATGCAAGCTAACTTCCCAAACAATGAAATCTTATCAAACTAG
- the rluD gene encoding 23S rRNA pseudouridine(1911/1915/1917) synthase RluD produces MTQEINLKSEISATQTGLRLDQALAELFPDYSRTRIKEWILSDAVYVDGVIVNKPREKVFELQQIEIAATLEEEVHAAAQAIELNIVYEDDHILVINKQAGLVVHPGAGNADGTLMNALLHHCPDIEHVPRAGIVHRLDKDTTGLMVVAKTVEAQTHLVAALQAREITREYEAIVMGTMTGGGTVDEPIGRHPTKRTHMAVHHSGKPAVTHYRVAEKFRNHTRLRLRLESGRTHQIRVHMEYIGHVLVGDPVYGGRPKPPKAASPEFFEILKNFKRQALHAVRLELAHPVSCEIMSWQAPIPEDMVILTKALRQDTVEHPIEYL; encoded by the coding sequence ATGACACAAGAGATTAATCTAAAAAGCGAGATTTCGGCAACACAAACTGGCCTGAGATTAGATCAGGCACTAGCTGAGTTGTTCCCAGATTACTCGCGCACGCGCATCAAGGAATGGATCCTATCTGATGCAGTTTATGTTGACGGGGTAATTGTTAATAAGCCTCGCGAGAAAGTATTCGAGCTACAACAGATTGAAATTGCTGCAACTCTTGAGGAAGAAGTGCATGCAGCAGCACAGGCCATCGAGCTAAATATTGTCTATGAGGACGATCATATCCTTGTTATCAATAAGCAAGCAGGATTAGTTGTGCACCCTGGTGCTGGTAATGCTGATGGTACGCTAATGAATGCGCTTTTACACCATTGTCCCGATATTGAGCATGTGCCGCGTGCGGGTATTGTGCACCGTCTCGATAAAGACACGACTGGTTTGATGGTAGTGGCCAAAACGGTTGAAGCACAAACCCATTTAGTGGCTGCTTTGCAGGCCCGTGAAATCACTCGTGAATACGAAGCGATTGTGATGGGGACTATGACAGGTGGCGGTACTGTTGATGAGCCGATTGGCCGTCATCCAACCAAACGCACTCATATGGCGGTGCATCACTCTGGCAAACCAGCCGTTACCCATTATCGGGTTGCCGAAAAGTTCCGTAATCACACGCGTTTAAGATTGCGCCTTGAATCGGGTCGTACGCATCAAATTCGTGTGCACATGGAATACATTGGCCACGTATTAGTGGGCGATCCTGTTTATGGCGGTCGTCCAAAACCACCAAAGGCCGCGAGCCCAGAGTTTTTTGAAATTTTGAAAAACTTTAAACGCCAAGCGCTACACGCTGTGCGTCTTGAATTAGCGCACCCAGTGAGCTGTGAAATCATGAGTTGGCAAGCGCCAATTCCTGAAGACATGGTGATTTTAACGAAAGCACTGCGTCAAGACACGGTCGAACATCCGATCGAGTATTTGTAA
- a CDS encoding YcxB family protein, translating into MPTPYSYSTTYILDKAHFDECYTQSVTPAPTLKPYYKGIGLVLIGIALIFTDISLYLAYFFVGLGVIEALNVKYHKAWWLMRQMMSKAASNDVTLTIDEQGIRTQSQYVNSQILWTDIYRINETEKGFLITHKAGTSYISSSCLDDSAIAYIKAKN; encoded by the coding sequence ATGCCTACGCCTTATTCCTATTCCACAACTTATATCCTAGATAAAGCGCATTTTGATGAATGTTATACTCAATCTGTCACCCCAGCTCCCACACTTAAACCCTATTACAAAGGGATTGGGCTGGTACTCATAGGTATCGCGCTTATCTTCACCGACATTAGCCTGTATTTAGCTTACTTCTTCGTAGGGTTAGGCGTTATTGAGGCGCTGAATGTGAAATACCATAAAGCTTGGTGGCTGATGCGGCAAATGATGAGTAAAGCGGCCAGTAATGACGTTACCCTAACCATTGATGAACAGGGTATTCGCACTCAATCACAATATGTTAATAGCCAAATACTGTGGACGGATATATACCGTATTAACGAAACTGAAAAAGGTTTTTTGATCACCCATAAAGCAGGCACCAGTTATATCTCTTCAAGCTGTTTAGATGACTCAGCTATCGCCTACATAAAAGCCAAAAACTGA